ctaatgtcagtttttttttttctctcgtttcatcTAATTATTGTGAAAGtgatgatttattattttttgggtagcattttttttttttttttttgtttcatttacatTCCTCAGATTTGTTttggtcatttttttctttaattccacTGCAGTTACcatccttgttttcttcattttttttttccccagttcaattatcatcctcatttccttcattgtttatctttcattttattttattttccagtaGTTTCCATCCTTATTTCCCTTACTTCTCTGAGTGTCtctctggtaattttttttttccagttcaatCACCATTTTTTCATTCACCACATTAGTGTTCCCAATAGTACCTATAGGAAAAACTTATATAGACCAACTGAGCTATTTTTAACACTTCAATGTAAATAGTTTAATTTTGTAAAGCCTTGATCTGCCTTCAGtgtggaggagaagcaggaggaggaggaggagggaggttgtTGGGGAGGTGTTGAGGTGTGTTGCTGTCGGTCATAAAGCAAAACACCTTTATCTTGATGTTTTAATGatccttttatttaatttattttatttttctttccttagtgtgtgtgtgtgtgtgtgtgtgtagcagggtATTCCACTAGACTGTGCCTTTCCACCAGGGACGGACAGGattgagagtgtgtgtggtgtgtgtgtgtttgtgcgtgttggGTTGGCCTTGTCTGTGTCACCATGGACTGCCAGCTTGGTGTATAGATTAATGAGAACACTTAATAAAAATGCTGAGAAAAAACAAGCATTTAAACTTGGAACGctgaagtaaacaaataaaatcaacaaaagtaataataataatgatgatggtggtggtgatggtggtggtggtggtggtgaagcagcAACATTAAGTCTGACAAGGGGATGCATTCACGGTTCAATTTCTcatatagttttattttctgtgGCTAGGAATGCTTATCTATGTACACAATGAATGTATACTAATTCAACTCAACTGTGAATATTTACTACCCACCATCCTCTCGCCacccactacaactactactactaataataataatagtaatattctCCAACATTACCTTCACACACCATGGTAATCCTAAATAAATAACTGGTTTTGCTACAAACTGAAATGATAATTCTTTCAAcacccaataataataataataataataataataataatctcctACATTACATTCACACACCATGAAAATGCTAAATAAATCAACTGGGTTTCCTATGAACTGAAATAATAATTCTTTTAGCACCCATTagtaattataacaacaacctCCAGCATtacattctcacacacacaaacacacacaatgaaaacactaaataaatatcTCTAACTCTGCAAAATCATCACAAAATCACTTACCAAACTtaataaccttaaaaaaaaaaacacttcaaaaaacacacacactcactcttcctcctcatacactcatacacacacacacacacacacagacacacaacttacaagctatatatatacacattattACTCTACTACACTTGTTGTCTTGCAAAGAAGACAACACCATTAAATACCTGTATATTTGAGGTTTAAGTTGGTGTGCCTTACTGAACTAGAGGGACTTGgtggggctgtgtgtgtgtgtgtgtgtgtgtgtgtgtgtgtgtgtggtgccttgtctgagCTGCCCTGTGTGGGACTGGCAGCCTGGTACAGAGAtaggaagataaatagatagggtAGTAAGGTGGtctatgagtgtgtgtgtgtggtgccttgtccgGGCTGCCCTGTGTGGGACTGCCAGCTAGCTATACATAAAGATAGAAGACTGCTATTTGTAGGAGAGAAATGCACCAGTTAATACAGCTATAGGAACCTAGCAATGATGGTAATGTAGGAGACAAATGCaccttttaatatatttgttgGAATCTTAAGAAAACAAGTGATGGTGTCGAGTTTGGTGGTGGGAACTAAGCATGCCGAGACCTTGCGTGTGTGTCTGACGGATTACTtagagaaaggtaaagaaataaagaagtaatgTTGCATATTTGTAAGAGTTATGCACCTCTTAATATATTTGTTGGAATCTAGTAATGGACGCAGAAATTATAATGGTAATTGTAAGAGAGAAATCCAAAATACACCTCTTGATATGTTTCTGGGAATTtagtaaatgaaataatgagGTAATTTTGCCTGTATGTATAGAGAAATACACACTAACAACCCATAGTTTCTAACCCACTGTAGACACCCACACTGACCAgcacagggcaacacacactccaacactccCGAACCACTTCTCGACCTCTTATTATATTCAGAAGCATTACAACATGATTCAGTCCACAGGGAGATCGACACGTGGCTCAGGAgtgttacagtgtgtgtgtgttgccctagCAGTGTTGGAgcatgtgtgtgttgctctAGCAGTGTTGGAGCAAGTGTGTGTTGTCCTAGCAGTGTTGGAgcatgtgtgtgttgtcctAGCAGTGTtggagcatgtgtgtgtgttgccctagCAGTgttggagggtgtgtgtgttgccctagCAGTGTTGGAgcatgtgtgtgttgccctagCAGTgttggagggtgtgtgtgttgccctagCAGTGTTGGAGTATGTGTGGGTTGGTGTGGTAGCCAGTGTGGGCATCCATCTAGACAGCCCACACTTCTGAACTGCCTGTCTTGTCCGGGGTGGGTTAGAAATGGTGGATTGTGAGTGTATTCTTGAATGTTGCTGGGAATCTAAAGGAAACAGAAGTAGGAATTATTAGTTAAGTGTGTATGCCAAGATCCGAAGTGGTCTTATAATTTACTTTAAGgttacagaaataaaaaattacaatattCCATGTCTGTAGGAGAGAAATGTATTGGAATCTAGTAATGTAAATATAAGTAACAACAGATTTACAATAGATCCCAAGATGACCTGTCCTTACCTAACAGTAagttggggtgggggtgggggcaaAAGAACAGGTGTATCACAGGTGCGGCCACTCCCCCTGCAGCGGTGATGAGGCTCAGGTGGTGTCCTTGAGGGTGGTGTCGGCCAGCTTCACCTTCTCGCCGGGTTTGAAGGCTGGCATGCCGAGGTAGGGGCAGGAGGCACAACGAAAGGCATCACCAAGGTAACAACTCCCACAGGATGACTTGAAGttcttcctgtcctcttccttcttttgcttGTCCTcatcctccagctcctccttcaGGCCACACACGCAGTTCTTGCAGGCCTTGCGCTGGCCAGTTGTGCCGCACACCTTCAGGCTCGCTGGGTCGGGTCGGGTCAGGTCCTCCTCTGTCAGTAGGTCATCGGGGCTTGCCAGGTCGAGGTCGTCATCTAAGTTGATGTTCCACGTCCCGGTCGTCACTGGTTTGGCCCCTGGGAGACGCAGCGATGACCCGACTTCAAAATCCGGTTTCTTACAGGTCACCTCCACTACTGAGGTCACCAGGTCACGTTTCTGTTCGTCGGTGAGATTTGCATTGCCAGCcggggagatggaggtgaagcCGGCCAGGGTGAGGGAGGACCGCAGGGCTGCTGAGTCTGTGGTGCGCAAGGTGAGACTACCACCAGGCCGCAGCACCCTTAGGACCTCACTCAGCACGCCGGAGGGACACTCAGCCACAAAGGGAGGCAGCACACAGGCCAGCGCGTGGTCAAGGGAGCTGGACGTGTGGGCCGACGAAGACAGCATCTCTGAGTTTTCTACTGCCACACGTCCTTCTGGGCCCACAGTGGACTGGAAGGGAAATTTAAGAATGAGGACACAATCTTAAGAGTAATGGCTGTGTGGCTTATCTGTGTAAAGACATCGGGGCAGCTTATGTAGCCCTCCACAGCTGCCCTGCCCTCAGACCCCACTGTGGACTAGAGGAAGTGATTTAAGACCAACGACAGAATGTTAGAGTAATGGCTGTGTGTCTTAATACAGGGCACACCATCTGAAAGTTAAGTTATGCCTCTGTGACATCAGGAGCAGCATCTCTAGTCCTCCACAGCTGCCTTGCCCTCAGACCCCACTGTGAACTGCTGGATTTAGTCAGGTTAagagttaggttacattagattaggttaggttagactggaAGGTGTCTTTATGAATTACCAttagtttctttctctctctagcaaagaaaaaaaagaacattggtaatttctttcattctccacTACTATATAATTACTGAATAACTCCCAGTAATgcatcaggtcaggttaggttagattagattgaGCTACGTTGGTTAAATAAGGCTAGATTAGGTtgaattagattaggttagattaggttaagtaaagCTGGGTTGGATTaagttaagttacattaggttagataattttattaggttaggttataatgCATAGTTACCTTGAGCTGCTCCACCAAACTCTTAAGGTCATCGCCATCCACGGGCTGACTCCACACCAGCATCACCTGTTGACCACTGCTGATCCCAAACATCCTGTCAGCCTTGCCGCTGCAGCTGCTTGGAGACACTGCGCTCAACTCCCCTTgtcacacacacctcactgtCTTGCTTCCGTCCTGTCCACGGCACAGTCGGCTTGCTGGAGAAGGCAGAAAGCTGTGAAATTTGGCCTCTTCatgtagcctaacctaacataatgcaACCTTCCATAATCTAATGCAAGTTAACTTAATAtaatgtaaccaaacctaacctaatgtaacctaatgtAAGCAAACCTaatataacttaacctaacctaacctaatacaaCCTAAcccaatgtaacctaacctaaactaacctcatGTGACTTATATCAGCACAGTGATGAAGAAAttttgttaacctgtcactagaaccataaaaacactctcaaaaataTAGCGGAGGTTCTCGAGAGAGCTTCTGGtgataatgatgtagaaatattgttcatctatcactagaactgtaaaaacaataaaaaaaaataacaaaataaaaactcgtgtaacttcaccTAGAGCC
The DNA window shown above is from Scylla paramamosain isolate STU-SP2022 chromosome 41, ASM3559412v1, whole genome shotgun sequence and carries:
- the LOC135093087 gene encoding anamorsin-like; its protein translation is MFGISSGQQVMLVWSQPVDGDDLKSLVEQLKSTVGPEGRVAVENSEMLSSSAHTSSSLDHALACVLPPFVAECPSGVLSEVLRVLRPGGSLTLRTTDSAALRSSLTLAGFTSISPAGNANLTDEQKRDLVTSVVEVTCKKPDFEVGSSLRLPGAKPVTTGTWNINLDDDLDLASPDDLLTEEDLTRPDPASLKVCGTTGQRKACKNCVCGLKEELEDEDKQKKEEDRKNFKSSCGSCYLGDAFRCASCPYLGMPAFKPGEKVKLADTTLKDTT